The sequence ACAGAGCCACCGCAGGGAGAAACCTGCTGACGCCAGgagacaagcaggggcaaaCTCTTACCAAGGCTGTGATCCGAAGCCATACCAGGCAAGCTGCAGGATCTGGAAGCCCAGTCCCAACAGGATGgtgtttttatttcctatcGAACGCATGAGAATTCCCAACACTACtgtctggaaagaaaagcaggtgcTTTCAAAGTAAGTGCAAAGAAAGATGACAGCACTGGAAGACAAAAGGATGGGAATCTGAGGGAACTTGTGCTGCTGTGAGACTGGTTATCATGCACATGCACTCCTCCACTCTCGTAATATCATTAGAAACCAGCAcgtccctgtccatggcagagCACAATCTATGGAGCTTCACAGAGCAAGACGGAGCCACCCCACAGTTTACCAGAGTTTGTTGTATTCAACAAACAGCTACATTCAAAAGGTAAGAAAGCGGGACCACAGGTAGCCACTCATGGGTCCGATGATGTCTGTGTGGCCGCAGGGATTCTGACAACTCACCAGCCCCAGTTATCAGAAATTTTGGACATTCTTATAACCAGACTGCTGGAGCCAAGACAGAAATGGCTTCTCACCTGAGCCAGTATAGAGAGAATTCCAACCACACCAATAAAGGCTGCCACAGTCTCTGAGGAAAAACCAATGACCTGTGAAAACACCAAAGAGGGACTTTTCAGGCAAGAGATTTGCACCATACAAGAAAAGCCACTCCATCAGTGTCACTAATGTTTACCGACATTGCTTATCAGGTACTTAAACATTAATCAACCACACCTTCCACTACCTCCCTGCTGCCACAGGAATAAAATGTAAGATTTTCCTCTGGCTGAAGAAACAACTTCAAATCATTGGGCTCACCTTAAATGCCTGAAAGTGGCATGGACAGGATGGACAGGCAAATCACCAGCAAGAAGCCAAGCAAGGGTCCTGGCAATGCCTGCCTACAGAGTGGTCACCAGGCTCCCACATGTTTTAGGAAAGCTGTAACAAGTCACTGTTTCTTATAACTTCAACTTTACTAAGCTATTGGCCAAGATGAGCTTCCTCAGGACATGCACCTAAGATAATATTTGTAGACTGGGATTTCCTGCATTCAGAGCCTTCCCTTGTCACAAGAGACTAACCTGTCGCAGGTACAGGAAAAAGCTGGAGTACTGGCCGGCTTCAGGAAGGTAGGAGAGAAAGACGGTGATACAGATGAGCAGCACTGTAGAATCCTGACCCACTTTCCGCAAGGACTGTAGGGAAGGGGAGTGgggaatgaaaataatttttttcaaaaatgagttaatataattaaatattctCCAGGTACAAAGACAGCAAATCCAAGTGCTTAAGTCACCATCTTGTATCTAAGAAGTGAATGCCTGAATGAAACCAGACCAGCATTTCAGAGGAAGATACAAACACTGCCACAACACACCAGACCAGTTGTACAATTGCATCAACTTACACCCTAGAATGAGGAATTTTTACCTTTCAGTTTCTCAGATTTATAGTCAAGTGCTTTTGATCAGAATTGGTTTTTTCCTCAGACAGCCAAAATAACCTTCCTAGCAAGCAAAGGTGAGGTGAAACGGTGCAAAGCTCATCATCACTAGCAACGGTCCTGAGAAGCCAGGAACACAAAAGACTTCTCCTGACACAGTACTATTACCAAGTAATGGAATTTACATTCCACCAACTGGCACATTTCCACCAAGAGATGCTCTTGTTTCAGGATATCTGGAGATGCTTTTAGATGGTTTGTAGCTATAGGAAATCGGTTAGAAGCTGCTAGACAGCTTTAGATATGCATAGTCTGCCATCAGTTGAACACTGTACCTTCAATGGGGTTAATCTAAACCTTGCATCCTTCACCTTTTGTGGAATGCATCTTCCTTTTGAGACAAATTAGCAGAACTACAGCAAATATAAGCATTACCAGCATGCAGAAAAACATCAGCAAGATTACTTACAGCAAATGGGTCTGCTTGTTCCCAAGAGATTGGAGCTCCCCAAGAGACTGGGCGCATCTCTTCTGGCAGAGACTCTGGCACAGCCAGCAGAATGAAACCAATATCCAGCAAAGCAACACCTGAAGCTAGCACAACCACCAACATATCACCGTAGGCTTGGGAAAGGTATGCACCAATTGCTGGGCTTGTGACCAGACTAGCAGCAAACGTGGCTGACACCTGGAAGCATAAAACATTAATACAGCCTCTTCTTCCTAGAGCCTATTTTCTCCTCCAGAGTAACCCAAGGATACTAGTTTTGCCATTTTTGATGGAGATAATCCAGGTGAACAGGGACTCCTGTAGACAGAAAGATGACATGTTCTCTTGGTGCGATCTAGGCTAAGTTCtagcaaaaggaaattaaagctATCCTAACAATTCACATATGATACTGCCAGTAGCCCTATAGAAAGGGCCCTATCACAGGCTACTTGTATGGATGCCAGCATCACAGCCTGCCCCCTTTCCCGGTGCAAAGAAGCTCACAGACCAGGCTGATTTAAAGGATAAGCAACAATACTGCTGGTACTCAGATCACATAGAAATTAGCCCTCTCCCTTGCTGCTAAATCACGAACAGAAGAACAGGGAGAGTGTGTTATTAGTGAAGCACGTATCATCTTTTCACTGCTACTGTCTTCAGGCCTCAATAAATCTCCCACCCTAATTTTATACCTCTCCTACCTGCAAAGccccaaatatttctttcaagaGACAAGCCAGTTATTCAGCTCCTTACCAAGCCATACGCCGTGCTGCGTTCATGCTCCTGTGTGATATCGGCAACGTAggcaaaaatcacagaaaaggtGACAGCAAAGACTCCAGACATGGAAATGACAGCAAAATACCACCTGAAACAGGCATTGCCAAAGGCAGAGTTAGAGAGCGACTGCATGGCTGCTGAATTAGAACCTCTCCCTTATTCTTCCTTCAGTCCATCCTACTTCATTGCACCAGAAAGCGCTCAGGAACATCGAGCTTCAGTCTGGTGACCCATGGAGTTTGATCACTTATTTTCCCCACACAGGAAGGAAACATCAACGTGCCCTAATAGTGACAATGCAGCTGTCAGAATAGGTACCAAGAGAGGAAAGACAGACTCTTTCTTCCTGACACAGAACCCTCCAGTAGAACCAGACAAGTAAATTACTCTCCAGGCTGAGCATCCTTCTCCACTGGACAGGCTCTTCCATCTCATCTTCAAATGCAACACGTGCAAAACGCCCACGGTTCAGTCTCGCATTCATTCCTCTCCTCGGAACCCCTTGGTTATAACAAGAGTAAACTCACCATGGACTGATCTTCATAAGGGGAATTGGTGCACACGTGAAGAAgacagtgaggaggaggaaggatttCCTGCCCCAGACATCAGAGAGAGCACCAATCAGCGGGGCActtagaaaagaaagcagacccTAAGAAAGACAGACAGGGTGACAGAGAGAAATCCCTCAGTCAAATTCTGATTGTCGATAGTAAGAACTTTTGACAACATTATctaaagataaaaatacaagGAGGCAATCCATTCCTATTTTCTACAAGCAGGCAATATTACCAAAACAGAACAGTTTGTTAAACTGCTCACATCCTTttagggagggaaaaaaaaaaaaagttcaaccAGCTAGGCGCTGCTAAACACTCCAGTTATGTCCCATTCTCTACAACTGCTCAGCCTGCAGCTGTGGTCTTCCCAGGCACGCCTGTGCAGCAGGGAGTTGCCCTGCCAGTACCTAAAAAGATGTTGGCACAGCTCCATCACATTAACATCTGCTGCAGTTCTAGGGAAGGCTTTCTCTTTTAGATGGAGACAAGACAGGCCCGATAAGATGGCAAGGACATTAAGCACAAATAAAATTGTTCAATGCCTTTCAACATCTTTCAAACCCAAGACAGGCAGGGAAGAGCCCTTAAGTATATATGGGAGTGCTCAACTCGCATTGAAGCAAACCTCTCTAGGACCATTTTCTGAGATCCTCTTGCCAGAGCCAGGGCCTAACGATCTGTTTTGCCACACTCCCAAGTCAGAACACATGGCTACTGGTTGTTTGCTATAGTTGCCTCCAATTCTGCCCTGGGAATGCTGGTCTAGTCCAAACTCGCCATGCCAACTTACTGTGCCACAGCACACTCCCCACCTTCTGTCTCAGGAGAGCCCACTAAGGCCCACTTAGTTTCAACTTCTATTACTGATAAGTTCAGATGTcattgattttttattttgttacactCCAGAATATGGATATGGGGCTGATCTCATGCTGATTAgaatattttcagctgaaacacaCAGCTGTTATAGCCCCAAACCCAGGCTGACAAGCAGCACATTGTTAATACTGCTCAGTAAAATCAACTACACAAGCCACCCAATGTCCATGCTCTGTCAATTCTTCATTTTGCGTTAGGTTTGCCAGTAGCACCCCAAACTGAAATATGAACCTTTATCTGTCAAATACTGGTTGACATCAGCAAATGACACATATTATAATGGCTTGCCACTTCTTGCACTGATCGCAGATTCAAATGAAAGCCTGGAAGGAATATTCCTTACCTTGACTCCATGAATCAGGCCATTCATCAAGAATGTATGCTGAGGAAAAGTCTGGTGTAAcacctaggaaaaaaaaagccaaaaacaaaaaaacagagctAGCAATGTTTGCAAAATTTCCATAAGCACCTGACAGCTAGATGCCTGGAAAAGCACAAAACAGGGAAAATGGGAAATGCACTACCAACAATGCCACTGCTGCACCTACGTGAAGAGCTCTACCTCCCCTCTCCAACACAGGCAGCCACTTTCTTTAATACTTCCCGGGTCTATAAATTATTCCAGCATGCTTGGGCAAGGCTAGATAATCTGAAACATGCCTTTCTCCATCCCCGGCACCATCTGATTTCCCTCTGTTTTTACTTCATGTGACAATATAacttttctgttgttctctCCCCCTTTTGTACTATCTATATGTTTGATTTGCATTTTATACTACTAAGCTAATACTATATTTCTAAATGCCTTTGCAAAAACAAAGACTCCTTTCACATAGTTACCTAGATATCAGAGATTGGGTCAAAAATATGCATGGCACGTTAGACTTCAATGTGAGCTGGCATACCACTaccagaaaatgcatttaaaaagctgAGAATTCTTCCTGAAGTTGTCAAATCAGAAGTTTACAGCTCCTTAACTAAAGGCAAATATCCAAGATGAGACTTAAAGTTTCTTTAATAAAGCTATCCCTCTGCACTTAACTTTATTGTGAAGTTGCCTTTGCTGCCTGTGTTAATCATAACTCAGGCAAGTCCTGAATGAGTTACTGGTGGGCTCTCCTAGAATGAGCATGACTTGGTGTAGCAAGTAATCGCCAGGAAATTGTCTCTGTGCTTTGACACCCCAGACAACGATGGTGGTAGTTCAACACAAATCTCTTTTATCCCTAAATAAGTCAGTGTAGGGTAAATGGTGCAGTCTTCAGGTAAAAAGTCAAAGATTTGCTCAGCTTTCTTTCATTAAGCTCCCaagtggacttttttttttttttaatacctagggggaaaaaaaagcaacaaattaCAGTAAACTACCAGTAAATTCTACTAATTTCAGGTCAGGTCTTTCACTCCTGCTTTCTTGAAATCCTCCAAAAGCTTTCATAAATCTAACTCGTGCTTTGCTCCAAGCTAAGCTAcaataattaagaaaataattgccCAACTCCATAAAAAATTACTATAGCTCCAGCTTTTTCAGGTACAAACCATTACATCTCGGTTTCTACTTCCTATACTCCAAAGGCCTATGTTAAGATCTTTACCCTCACCAACACAAGGTGAACTCCAGTCTACAAGAGCCAGTATTGTTCTCAGGGAGACTTACTCACCGTTAGCATCGGCGTGGTCAGCAGCCCCCAGGCAAAGAACTCCAGGAAAATAACCACCACGGCATGGTACACGCTGGGCTCTCCAATCCCCTGTC comes from Haliaeetus albicilla chromosome 8, bHalAlb1.1, whole genome shotgun sequence and encodes:
- the LOC104318555 gene encoding hippocampus abundant transcript 1 protein isoform X1 produces the protein MTGEKKKKKRLNRSVLLAKKIVIRDGAGRQGIGEPSVYHAVVVIFLEFFAWGLLTTPMLTVLHQTFPQHTFLMNGLIHGVKGLLSFLSAPLIGALSDVWGRKSFLLLTVFFTCAPIPLMKISPWWYFAVISMSGVFAVTFSVIFAYVADITQEHERSTAYGLVSATFAASLVTSPAIGAYLSQAYGDMLVVVLASGVALLDIGFILLAVPESLPEEMRPVSWGAPISWEQADPFASLRKVGQDSTVLLICITVFLSYLPEAGQYSSFFLYLRQVIGFSSETVAAFIGVVGILSILAQTVVLGILMRSIGNKNTILLGLGFQILQLAWYGFGSQPWMMWAAGAVAAMSSITFPAISAMVSRNADPDQQGVVQGMITGIRGLCNGLGPALYGFVFYLFHVELNEMAEVETLGKASKPNMANPTDESSIIPGPPFLFGACSVLLSLLVALFIPEHNLALRSGSHKKHSNGAQTHTHSPQAGGSDGKEPLLEDSSV
- the LOC104318555 gene encoding hippocampus abundant transcript 1 protein isoform X2; amino-acid sequence: MTGEKKKKKRLNRSVLLAKKIVIRDGAGRQGIGEPSVYHAVVVIFLEFFAWGLLTTPMLTVLHQTFPQHTFLMNGLIHGVKGLLSFLSAPLIGALSDVWGRKSFLLLTVFFTCAPIPLMKISPWWYFAVISMSGVFAVTFSVIFAYVADITQEHERSTAYGLVSATFAASLVTSPAIGAYLSQAYGDMLVVVLASGVALLDIGFILLAVPESLPEEMRPVSWGAPISWEQADPFAVIGFSSETVAAFIGVVGILSILAQTVVLGILMRSIGNKNTILLGLGFQILQLAWYGFGSQPWMMWAAGAVAAMSSITFPAISAMVSRNADPDQQGVVQGMITGIRGLCNGLGPALYGFVFYLFHVELNEMAEVETLGKASKPNMANPTDESSIIPGPPFLFGACSVLLSLLVALFIPEHNLALRSGSHKKHSNGAQTHTHSPQAGGSDGKEPLLEDSSV